GATCTCTCCCTGGCGCCGAGCGCGGTCTCTGCGGCGCTGGCGGCGCTCGGCACGCGCGGCCTGGTCGGCTTCGATCTCGCCGAAGGCGCGTACTTCCACCGCGCGCTGCCCTTCGACCTCGAGCTGGTCGAATCCCTGCACCCGCGCCTGGTCGCCGCGCGCAAGCTGGTGGCGCTGGGCGCCGTCGAGCTGCGGCGCTCCACCGGCGAGGCTCGCGTGACCAGCGGCGACGTGGTCCACCGCGTGCGCCTCACCGACGAGGGCGCCGTGTGCACGTGCGCCTGGTACGGCAAGCACCGCAACGAGCGCGGGCCCTGCAAGCACGTGCTCGCGGTTTCGCTCGCCTCGGATCTGGATGACGCCGGCTGAGCTCGAGGCGCTGGTCGCCGAGGGGAGCGCGAAGGACGTGCTCGAGGCGACGCGCGGCCTTTCGGAGAAGGAGCGGCGCGCACTCGCGCCGACGGCGTTGCGCCTCGCGAAGCACTACTGGAGCGCCCATCTGAGCAGGTACGTCATAAATGTCTCGCGGCAGGCCGTGGCCGATGCACGCGCCCAGGCTCACTCGGCGTACGCGCGGCACGCGGTCGCCTGCGCGGCGCTTCTCGCGTCGGGCTCTCCGTCCGAACTCGCTCGACACGACCAGGTCTTCTCGGACGACGGTCAGGCAAGCGTGGTGCTCGCCGAGCGCCGCCCTCCCTGGCTGAGCGGGTTGGCAGAGACGTTGATGACGAAAAGCGTCCGTCACTG
The DNA window shown above is from Deltaproteobacteria bacterium and carries:
- a CDS encoding SWIM zinc finger family protein, coding for DLSLAPSAVSAALAALGTRGLVGFDLAEGAYFHRALPFDLELVESLHPRLVAARKLVALGAVELRRSTGEARVTSGDVVHRVRLTDEGAVCTCAWYGKHRNERGPCKHVLAVSLASDLDDAG